The following are from one region of the Stigmatella ashevillena genome:
- a CDS encoding serine/threonine-protein kinase, with translation MACPSETTLSDLLGGGLLEGRKGQVLAHVEQCVGCQRALAAGASSLPDGSARTGPVEALAPGSTLSRYVVLERIGQGAMGVVYAARDPELDRRVALKVLRPDGRQVEELRRRLLREAQALARLSDPHVIAVHDVGTCGEGVFLTMDLVEGATLAEWLRQPRSWREVLRVFRDAGRGLAAAHAAGLVHRDFKPANVLVGRDGRVRVTDFGLASSRDEPEPPPGEAARKQEGCAALTRTGALLGTPAYMAPELMEGRSADALSDQFSFCVALYEALYGVRPFEGRSLEELGQAAREGRVRRAGGATRVPGWVRRVVLRGLRPRPEERFSSMEALLEAVRASRSRHARAWTVGAVALAGLLGMGVEYEVVHRREAHCRQEVERLGAAWSPGRRERTREAFLATRTPYALSTWEQASTALEAYAARWRTLRAEACLQEDSSLGSPSQMAVCLDARLWRLASVAEVLERADAETVQHAQQLVASLEGLAECKEAPVLSLRPQPPEALRPRVNAARRKLTEAQARLDAGRYSEGLAVTAALLQEVPGLDYRPLEAEVLVVHGQLQGLEGALKEAEESFYRALWAAEAGRDDEMAARVWIFLIWIVGEQGGRTDDTERVAQHARAAVSRLGQERFPAIASDLSLRLGVMLLNRGLLEQADGEFSRGLVLSRESQGSDSLRTSYFVSSLGRVRSRQGRHAEALALYRQAEDMRERLWGREHPALALNLNNIAIALLALGQREEALAAWHRSLMLLEASRPPEHPSFAAPLTNLAAVQRSLGQLEEARRSLERALVIVEHSKGKDHPRTASVLSELGKVAQDSHRLDEALAYQQEALRRVQRALGQDTPLAAAPLTSLGEVHLQGGRHEAARRDLTRALQLREKETGREGSSVPTALRPLGLLELSTGAYRKAIEYCERALEVDERVQGGEAPDVALDLTCLAEVHLARGNPAQATPLLERAQQLHAHAPRDPLDEAWTSFLLARALLAQRGGLARARATALAGEARTRMEGLGLRAREKLRQVVAWQRRAGHHE, from the coding sequence ATGGCATGTCCGAGCGAGACGACCCTGAGCGACCTTCTCGGGGGGGGGCTCCTGGAGGGACGGAAGGGTCAGGTCCTTGCCCATGTGGAGCAATGCGTGGGCTGTCAGCGAGCCCTGGCAGCGGGGGCCAGCTCGCTTCCGGACGGCTCCGCTAGGACGGGCCCTGTCGAGGCGCTGGCACCCGGTTCCACCCTGTCACGCTATGTGGTGCTCGAGCGGATCGGCCAGGGCGCCATGGGGGTGGTGTATGCGGCGAGAGATCCCGAACTGGACCGGCGGGTGGCCCTCAAGGTGCTGCGCCCAGACGGGCGCCAGGTGGAGGAACTGCGGCGGCGGCTGTTGCGCGAGGCGCAGGCGCTGGCCCGGCTCTCGGATCCCCATGTCATCGCCGTGCACGATGTGGGCACGTGCGGGGAAGGTGTCTTCCTGACGATGGATCTGGTGGAGGGCGCCACGCTGGCGGAGTGGCTGCGCCAGCCGCGCTCCTGGCGGGAGGTGCTGCGCGTCTTTCGGGATGCGGGCCGGGGGCTGGCCGCCGCGCATGCTGCGGGCCTGGTGCACCGGGACTTCAAGCCCGCCAACGTCTTGGTGGGCCGGGACGGGCGCGTCCGGGTCACGGACTTTGGGTTGGCCAGCTCCAGGGATGAGCCGGAGCCGCCGCCTGGAGAGGCGGCACGGAAGCAGGAGGGCTGCGCGGCCCTCACCCGGACAGGGGCGCTGTTGGGAACGCCCGCGTACATGGCCCCAGAGTTGATGGAAGGCCGCTCCGCAGATGCACTCTCGGATCAATTCAGCTTCTGTGTGGCCCTGTACGAGGCCCTCTATGGGGTGAGGCCGTTCGAGGGGCGCAGCCTCGAGGAACTGGGCCAGGCTGCCCGCGAGGGGCGGGTGCGGCGTGCGGGGGGGGCCACCCGGGTGCCGGGTTGGGTCAGGAGGGTGGTGCTGCGGGGGTTGAGGCCTCGGCCCGAGGAGCGCTTCTCCTCCATGGAGGCATTGCTGGAGGCCGTCCGCGCCTCGCGGTCCCGGCACGCACGGGCGTGGACGGTGGGCGCGGTGGCGTTGGCAGGTCTTCTGGGCATGGGCGTGGAATATGAGGTGGTGCACCGCCGTGAGGCCCACTGCCGCCAGGAGGTGGAGCGGCTCGGTGCGGCCTGGAGTCCTGGCCGACGGGAGCGGACACGGGAGGCTTTCCTCGCCACCCGGACGCCCTATGCCCTCTCCACCTGGGAGCAGGCGTCCACGGCGTTGGAGGCGTATGCCGCCCGGTGGCGTACGCTGCGTGCCGAGGCGTGCCTCCAGGAGGACAGCTCCCTGGGGAGCCCCTCTCAGATGGCAGTGTGCCTCGACGCCCGTCTTTGGAGGCTCGCTTCGGTGGCGGAAGTGCTGGAGCGGGCGGACGCGGAGACGGTGCAGCACGCGCAGCAATTGGTGGCCTCGCTCGAGGGGTTGGCGGAGTGCAAGGAGGCGCCGGTGCTCTCGCTCCGCCCGCAGCCTCCGGAAGCGCTCCGGCCCCGGGTGAACGCGGCACGCAGAAAGCTGACCGAGGCTCAGGCCCGTCTGGATGCGGGACGGTACTCCGAGGGCCTGGCGGTGACAGCCGCGCTCCTTCAGGAGGTTCCCGGGTTGGACTACCGGCCGTTGGAGGCAGAGGTGCTCGTCGTCCACGGCCAGCTCCAAGGCCTGGAGGGCGCTCTCAAGGAGGCCGAGGAGAGCTTCTACCGGGCCCTGTGGGCAGCCGAGGCAGGGCGGGACGACGAAATGGCCGCGCGCGTGTGGATCTTCCTCATCTGGATTGTCGGAGAGCAGGGAGGGCGGACGGATGACACGGAGCGGGTGGCCCAGCATGCCCGGGCCGCGGTGAGCCGGTTGGGACAGGAGCGCTTTCCGGCCATCGCCTCGGACCTGAGCCTGCGCCTGGGAGTGATGTTGCTGAACAGGGGGTTGCTGGAGCAGGCGGACGGGGAGTTTTCGCGGGGCCTGGTCCTCTCGCGGGAGTCGCAGGGCAGCGACAGCCTGCGGACCTCCTATTTCGTCTCCAGCCTCGGCCGGGTCCGCTCCCGCCAAGGCCGCCATGCGGAAGCCCTGGCGCTGTACCGCCAGGCCGAGGACATGCGAGAGCGCCTTTGGGGACGTGAGCACCCCGCCCTGGCCCTCAACCTCAACAACATCGCCATCGCGTTGCTGGCGCTGGGGCAGCGCGAAGAGGCGCTCGCCGCGTGGCACCGCTCGCTGATGCTCCTGGAGGCCAGCCGCCCTCCAGAGCATCCCAGCTTCGCCGCCCCACTGACCAACCTCGCCGCGGTTCAGCGGAGCCTGGGGCAACTGGAGGAGGCGCGGCGAAGTCTCGAGCGGGCTCTCGTCATCGTCGAGCACAGCAAGGGAAAGGACCACCCCCGCACGGCGAGCGTGCTCAGCGAGTTGGGCAAGGTGGCCCAGGATTCTCATCGTCTGGACGAGGCGCTCGCCTATCAACAGGAAGCCCTGCGGCGCGTCCAACGGGCGTTGGGACAGGACACGCCGCTGGCCGCCGCGCCGCTGACGTCGCTGGGTGAGGTGCACCTTCAGGGGGGCCGCCACGAGGCGGCGCGGCGCGATCTCACGCGCGCTTTGCAACTGAGGGAGAAGGAGACCGGACGGGAAGGTTCTTCCGTCCCCACCGCGCTGCGCCCCCTGGGGTTGTTGGAGCTGTCCACGGGGGCCTACCGCAAGGCCATCGAGTACTGCGAGCGTGCGCTGGAAGTGGACGAGCGGGTGCAAGGGGGGGAAGCGCCGGATGTGGCGTTGGATCTGACGTGTCTGGCGGAGGTGCACCTGGCGCGTGGGAATCCGGCGCAGGCCACGCCGCTGTTGGAGCGGGCCCAGCAGCTCCACGCGCACGCGCCGAGAGACCCCTTGGACGAGGCCTGGACCTCCTTCCTGCTGGCCCGGGCCCTGCTGGCGCAGCGTGGGGGACTTGCGCGAGCCCGCGCCACCGCGCTGGCGGGAGAGGCCCGGACCCGGATGGAGGGCTTGGGCCTCCGGGCCCGAGAGAAGCTGCGGCAGGTGGTGGCCTGGCAGCGGCGAGCGGGGCACCATGAGTGA
- a CDS encoding HEAT repeat domain-containing protein, translating to MTRLPFLRMNALSPWMLTLCLLGPVLPAAGAPSPSGEAPLLQAGSCSVEGLMAQIRQGLGSSSEAYKNYLRGLLNESAVLLPAPELQAAFERETDPALAEHLAAALVARTERGLESSGMEAVARRALGDANPAVRAATVRALRRTGALERTGDMYERLIRDSSPEVRQEAARNLVEDNREVYGGRDGRAADAAVMAASASTDPQVTAQILGQLETGAVGAGSARKLEQLLHSDAPEVRGAAATALGGVPATEMGSARESLLGMYRGETEPGVRKAILESIARLGFSSAVPELQRLRGVDPRLAPEVDAWIHVLGMDHQEWSLILREKQRLQQAR from the coding sequence ATGACACGCCTCCCTTTTTTGCGCATGAACGCACTGTCCCCCTGGATGCTCACCCTCTGTCTGCTCGGACCGGTCCTGCCCGCCGCGGGAGCGCCAAGCCCTTCGGGCGAAGCCCCCCTGCTCCAGGCGGGGAGCTGCTCGGTCGAGGGATTGATGGCTCAGATCCGCCAAGGCCTCGGCTCAAGTTCGGAAGCCTACAAAAACTACCTCCGGGGGCTCCTGAATGAGTCCGCCGTGCTCCTGCCCGCCCCCGAGCTTCAAGCGGCCTTCGAGCGTGAAACCGACCCCGCCCTGGCCGAGCACCTCGCGGCGGCCCTCGTCGCGCGGACGGAGCGAGGGCTCGAGTCCTCCGGAATGGAGGCCGTGGCCCGGCGGGCGCTGGGAGATGCCAACCCGGCGGTCCGCGCCGCCACGGTCCGGGCGCTCCGGCGCACGGGGGCCCTGGAGCGAACCGGGGATATGTATGAGCGGCTGATCCGGGACAGTTCCCCCGAGGTCCGCCAGGAAGCCGCGCGCAACCTCGTCGAGGACAACCGGGAGGTCTACGGGGGACGCGACGGCCGGGCGGCGGATGCCGCGGTGATGGCGGCTTCGGCCTCGACGGACCCTCAGGTGACCGCGCAAATCCTCGGCCAACTGGAGACGGGGGCGGTGGGCGCCGGCTCCGCACGCAAGCTGGAGCAACTGCTGCACAGCGATGCCCCCGAGGTTCGCGGGGCGGCGGCCACGGCCCTGGGCGGTGTCCCCGCCACGGAGATGGGCAGCGCCCGCGAGTCACTGCTCGGCATGTACCGGGGCGAGACAGAACCGGGGGTGCGCAAGGCCATCCTCGAGAGCATCGCCCGGCTGGGCTTTTCCAGCGCGGTGCCTGAACTCCAACGGCTGCGAGGCGTCGACCCACGCCTCGCGCCCGAGGTCGACGCGTGGATTCACGTGCTCGGCATGGACCACCAGGAGTGGAGCCTGATCCTGAGGGAGAAGCAACGGCTGCAACAGGCTCGATGA
- a CDS encoding DUF4388 domain-containing protein — translation MFPAPSHVLRQREGTLAEVPFPLLLNALAAEERTCTLELKVRQREKRITFEDGAPVACVSNLLHETLGKFLVEKGKLGEADYQKTLSESIQTGQAIGTLLVQKGLLSPFDLYKQLQANLGLSLLDCFRWTDARYRLIADAEPPDTSVRTNTAQLILTGVASMMPSDAVATHFRFTEEQRFAQVPGGEGPKLSAKDARLLQALRLRPTFPELVDRTGLDMDSAMRRLYALCVIGVADFADAVDARPAPAVAPAPVVVEPEVVVPAGPTGTPFSDEDETVRDGLISAFLAHRSQDPFTLLGVPEDVQPLTLRKAFLTLADRFNPLRFQTVELKEKAEVLLAAYARAFGVLSEPDLAALWRKRRAAAREKERGSARPTTAEQFRIKTDMLDGRTQFTQGKARLEAQNFAGAFEYFEYACDIEPRPMHLAYRAWARYLMKPESNGAQVLQELRDVLRQEAGLEEAWYFLGEVCRGESQWEQAEDAYRKAFKLNPKNRRYADLVQETMKRTKR, via the coding sequence ATGTTCCCCGCCCCATCCCACGTGTTGCGTCAGCGCGAGGGGACACTTGCCGAGGTGCCCTTTCCGCTGCTCTTGAATGCGCTGGCGGCGGAGGAGCGCACGTGCACGCTGGAGCTGAAGGTTCGCCAGCGCGAGAAGCGCATCACCTTCGAGGATGGGGCCCCCGTGGCCTGTGTCTCGAACCTGCTGCACGAGACGCTGGGGAAGTTCCTGGTGGAGAAGGGGAAGCTCGGCGAGGCGGATTACCAGAAGACGCTCTCGGAGAGCATCCAGACGGGGCAGGCCATCGGGACGCTGCTGGTGCAGAAGGGGCTGCTCAGCCCCTTTGACTTGTACAAGCAGCTCCAGGCGAACCTGGGGTTGAGCCTGCTGGACTGCTTCCGGTGGACGGACGCGCGCTACCGGCTGATCGCCGACGCGGAGCCACCGGACACGAGTGTGCGGACGAACACCGCGCAGCTCATCCTCACCGGGGTGGCGAGCATGATGCCCTCTGATGCGGTGGCCACGCACTTCCGCTTCACGGAGGAGCAGCGGTTCGCGCAGGTGCCGGGCGGTGAGGGGCCGAAGCTGTCGGCGAAGGATGCGCGGCTGCTCCAGGCCTTGCGCCTGCGACCCACGTTTCCGGAGCTGGTGGATCGCACGGGCCTGGACATGGACTCGGCGATGCGCCGGCTGTACGCGCTGTGTGTCATCGGGGTGGCGGACTTCGCGGATGCGGTGGATGCCCGGCCCGCGCCTGCGGTGGCCCCCGCGCCGGTGGTGGTGGAGCCCGAGGTGGTGGTGCCGGCCGGGCCCACGGGGACGCCGTTCTCGGATGAGGACGAGACGGTCCGCGACGGGCTGATCAGCGCCTTCCTGGCGCACCGCAGCCAGGATCCCTTCACGCTCCTGGGGGTGCCCGAGGACGTGCAGCCGCTGACGTTGCGCAAGGCGTTCCTGACGCTGGCGGATCGCTTCAACCCGCTGCGCTTCCAGACCGTGGAGCTGAAGGAGAAGGCGGAGGTGTTGCTGGCCGCCTATGCCCGGGCGTTCGGAGTGCTCTCGGAGCCGGACCTGGCGGCGTTGTGGCGCAAGCGGCGGGCGGCGGCGCGGGAGAAGGAGCGGGGTTCGGCCCGGCCGACGACGGCGGAGCAGTTCCGGATCAAAACGGACATGCTGGATGGGCGCACCCAGTTCACTCAAGGCAAGGCGAGGCTCGAGGCGCAGAACTTCGCGGGGGCCTTCGAGTACTTCGAGTATGCGTGTGACATCGAGCCCCGGCCGATGCACTTGGCCTACCGGGCGTGGGCACGCTACCTGATGAAGCCGGAGTCGAATGGCGCTCAGGTGCTCCAGGAGTTGAGGGACGTGCTGCGCCAGGAAGCGGGGCTGGAGGAGGCTTGGTATTTCCTGGGAGAGGTGTGCCGGGGCGAGTCCCAGTGGGAGCAGGCGGAGGACGCCTACCGCAAGGCCTTCAAGCTGAATCCGAAGAACCGGCGCTACGCGGACCTCGTGCAGGAGACGATGAAGCGCACGAAGCGGTGA
- a CDS encoding zinc-binding alcohol dehydrogenase family protein — protein sequence MKAIGYYQPLPIENPESLQDIVLPEPVPGEHDLLVEVRAIAVNPVDTKVRRGATPKPGEARVLGWDAAGVVRAVGSQVTLFKPGDRVWYAGDLNRPGSYSERHLVDERIAGRMPASLDFAHAAALPLTTITSWELLFDRLRVQDADPTQNSSLLVIGAAGGVGSILVQLARQLTGLTVIGTASRPETSDWVRSLGAHHVIDHSKPIAAELKSAGLGEVSYVISLTHTNTHFAQIVEALAPQGKVALIDDPEAIDVRQLKRKSASLHWELMFTRSMYQTADMKRQHDLLGRVAALIDAGTLKTTFSEHFGTINAKNLQRAHALIESNKARGKIVLEGF from the coding sequence ATGAAGGCCATTGGGTACTACCAGCCCCTGCCCATCGAGAACCCCGAGTCGCTGCAGGACATCGTCCTTCCCGAGCCAGTCCCCGGCGAGCATGACCTGCTGGTCGAGGTCCGGGCCATCGCGGTCAACCCGGTGGACACCAAGGTGCGCCGAGGCGCCACCCCGAAGCCGGGCGAGGCACGGGTGTTGGGGTGGGATGCGGCGGGCGTCGTCCGCGCCGTGGGCAGCCAGGTCACCCTGTTCAAGCCCGGCGACCGCGTCTGGTACGCGGGGGACCTCAACCGCCCTGGCAGCTACAGCGAGCGCCACCTGGTCGATGAGCGCATCGCGGGCCGCATGCCTGCGAGCCTGGACTTCGCCCACGCCGCCGCCTTGCCGTTGACCACGATTACCAGCTGGGAATTGCTGTTCGACCGGTTGCGCGTGCAGGACGCCGACCCCACGCAGAACAGCAGCCTGCTGGTGATTGGCGCGGCGGGGGGCGTCGGATCGATCCTCGTCCAGTTGGCGCGGCAGCTGACCGGACTCACCGTGATTGGCACGGCCTCACGCCCCGAGACAAGTGACTGGGTGCGGAGCCTGGGGGCCCACCACGTCATCGATCACAGCAAGCCGATCGCGGCGGAACTCAAGAGCGCAGGCCTGGGCGAGGTCTCCTACGTGATCAGCCTGACCCACACCAACACGCACTTCGCGCAGATCGTCGAAGCCCTTGCGCCTCAAGGAAAGGTGGCCTTGATCGATGACCCCGAGGCCATCGATGTGCGCCAGCTCAAGCGCAAGAGCGCGTCGTTGCATTGGGAGTTGATGTTCACGCGCTCGATGTACCAGACGGCGGACATGAAGCGGCAGCACGACTTGCTCGGCCGGGTGGCGGCGCTGATCGACGCAGGGACGCTCAAGACCACGTTCTCGGAGCACTTTGGAACGATCAACGCCAAGAACCTCCAGCGCGCGCACGCCCTGATCGAGAGCAACAAGGCTCGCGGAAAGATCGTCCTCGAAGGATTCTGA
- a CDS encoding sigma-70 family RNA polymerase sigma factor, which translates to MSESRGPGSLSALLKAHVGPQRRATLEQEQGLEALLESYCQAARAQWPTFPWSAERFMRHLARQLPESPGVSLGSLHAADLYLACACAEGERLALQAFEEHILQRVPSRLGPLPEATVDEVLQVLRARLLLRRGEAPARIADYSGRGPLLAWVRIIATRIAGELASQQGRQELFDEPPEVFARMLATDDPERELLREDSRRVLMDALRKALAAMPDRERALLRLHHLHGLTMDRLSAMYGESRSGVARRVAQARERLLALTHAELAVRLNLAGPEVQSLLGLVRSRLDFSLNHWME; encoded by the coding sequence ATGAGTGAGTCAAGAGGACCGGGTTCTCTCTCCGCGCTGCTGAAGGCCCACGTAGGCCCCCAGCGGCGTGCCACGCTGGAACAGGAGCAAGGGCTGGAGGCCCTCCTGGAGTCCTATTGCCAGGCGGCGCGAGCCCAGTGGCCCACCTTCCCCTGGAGCGCGGAGCGCTTCATGCGTCATCTGGCCCGCCAACTGCCCGAGAGCCCGGGAGTGTCGCTGGGCTCGCTCCATGCCGCGGACCTGTATCTGGCCTGCGCTTGTGCGGAAGGGGAGCGGCTGGCGCTTCAGGCTTTCGAGGAACACATCCTCCAGCGGGTGCCCTCGCGGCTCGGGCCACTGCCGGAGGCGACCGTGGACGAGGTGCTCCAGGTGCTTCGGGCGCGGCTGTTGCTCAGGCGAGGGGAGGCCCCTGCCCGGATCGCCGATTACTCGGGCCGGGGGCCGCTCCTGGCCTGGGTGCGCATCATCGCCACCCGCATTGCCGGTGAGCTGGCGAGTCAGCAGGGACGCCAGGAACTCTTCGATGAGCCTCCCGAGGTGTTCGCCCGGATGCTGGCCACGGACGACCCGGAGCGGGAACTGCTCCGGGAGGACTCGCGGCGTGTCCTCATGGACGCGCTGCGCAAGGCCTTGGCGGCGATGCCCGATCGGGAGCGGGCCTTGCTTCGCCTGCACCACCTGCATGGACTCACCATGGACCGGCTCTCGGCGATGTATGGCGAGTCGCGCTCGGGTGTGGCCCGACGCGTGGCGCAGGCCCGCGAGCGGTTGTTGGCCCTCACACACGCGGAGCTGGCGGTGCGGTTGAATCTGGCGGGCCCCGAGGTGCAAAGCCTGTTGGGCCTGGTGCGGAGCCGGTTGGATTTCAGTCTGAACCACTGGATGGAGTGA
- a CDS encoding DEAD/DEAH box helicase translates to MSVIAELLDTIREEARPDTWSAGTALARAGAVSVQSMGAEEAVLRVRVTGRPTPLTTVLYPEDDVWECDCKGRVDPCEHVVAAALVLHQSVSQRSSPQRAPSPARPPAAPASARPGTAPKPERMVYRFKRVDGGLQLERLLVRPDNTARLLARSLTSLLENPVEAARIQVERCDLLADKLLLRPTRGALPPERLDALLRVLEPARTVLFDGVLVSVSSEPLLPRVTVEDRGEQTVLKVEKDPRITEVVSPGVALCGGMICRLGEQPLTGTRLEQLPQERTFSPAQMGDLTGKVLPDFARRMPVDVKSQRLPPIDRTLKPRISVELNQLDSGLSVLPTLVYGSPPSVRIDNGRMVYLTGAVPVRDEATEQKLIHGLRDELNMVPGRRVTVHGKEAVQLADKLRRWRGGLTGDAARVVSPHVQLRPTLSVDAGATQTGVPQVGFSLDFQVEGAGPGAPRTVDADAVMRAWEEGLGLVPLEGGGWAPLPTAWLKTHGQRVADLLAARGKDGRIANHALPQLTGLCDALEHPPPPGLERLAPLVQGFEKLPDVQLPKDLTASLRPYQLQGVSWLTFLRQAGLGGVLADDMGLGKTLQTLCTLGPGTLVVAPTSVLPNWAAEVKRFRPSLKVSVYHGPGRSLDETADVTLTTYALLRLDAELLGAQAWDTVVLDEAQAIKNPDSQVARAAYGLQAAFRVALSGTPIENRLEELWSLMHFTNQGLLGGRKEFDERWARPVSDNQKGAAEQLRARIRPFVLRRLKRDVAPELPPRTESVRHVTLTEPERALYDTVYAATREEVVSQLEEGGSVLKALEALLRLRQAACHPALVPGQQAKTSSKVQALIEALGTAVEDGHKALVFSQWTSLLDLIEPALREVGIGFTRLDGSTADRGGVAASFQAPEGPPVMLISLKAGATGLNLTAADHVFLVDPWWNPSVEAQAADRAHRIGQQRPVMVYRLVSQGTVEEKILTLQEKKRALFEAALGGAAGATAITRADLLELLD, encoded by the coding sequence ATGTCCGTGATCGCAGAGCTACTTGACACCATCCGGGAGGAAGCACGCCCGGACACCTGGTCTGCCGGAACGGCACTGGCCCGCGCGGGCGCTGTCTCCGTGCAGTCCATGGGCGCGGAAGAGGCCGTCCTGCGCGTCCGCGTGACCGGCCGGCCGACGCCCCTGACCACCGTGCTCTACCCCGAAGACGACGTCTGGGAGTGCGACTGCAAGGGCCGGGTCGACCCCTGCGAGCACGTGGTGGCGGCGGCCCTCGTCCTCCATCAATCGGTGTCCCAGCGTTCATCTCCCCAGAGAGCCCCTTCGCCGGCCCGGCCTCCCGCAGCCCCCGCCAGCGCGCGCCCCGGTACCGCGCCGAAGCCGGAGCGCATGGTGTACCGCTTCAAGCGCGTGGACGGAGGCCTGCAACTCGAGCGCCTGCTGGTGCGCCCAGACAACACCGCCCGGCTCCTGGCGCGCAGCCTGACGTCTCTGCTGGAGAACCCCGTGGAGGCAGCCCGGATTCAGGTGGAGCGATGCGATCTGCTCGCGGACAAGCTGCTGCTGCGGCCCACGCGGGGGGCGCTCCCGCCCGAACGGCTCGATGCGCTCCTCCGGGTGCTGGAGCCCGCACGCACCGTGCTCTTCGACGGTGTGCTCGTGTCCGTCTCCAGCGAGCCCCTCCTCCCGCGCGTCACCGTGGAGGACCGTGGCGAGCAGACGGTGCTCAAGGTGGAGAAGGATCCGCGCATCACCGAGGTGGTGAGCCCCGGGGTGGCCCTCTGTGGGGGGATGATCTGTCGGCTTGGCGAGCAGCCCCTGACGGGGACACGGCTGGAGCAGCTGCCTCAGGAGCGCACCTTCTCGCCCGCGCAGATGGGAGATCTCACCGGAAAGGTGCTTCCGGACTTCGCCCGGCGCATGCCGGTGGATGTGAAGAGCCAGCGGCTGCCGCCCATCGACCGCACGCTCAAGCCCCGCATCTCCGTGGAGCTCAACCAGTTGGACTCTGGCCTCTCGGTGCTGCCCACGCTGGTGTATGGCTCTCCGCCCTCGGTGCGCATCGACAACGGGCGCATGGTGTACCTGACGGGCGCGGTTCCCGTGCGCGATGAGGCCACCGAGCAGAAGCTCATCCACGGGCTTCGCGATGAGCTGAACATGGTGCCCGGCCGACGCGTGACGGTGCACGGCAAGGAGGCGGTGCAGCTCGCCGACAAGCTGCGGCGCTGGCGCGGCGGTCTGACCGGAGATGCCGCGCGCGTGGTGAGCCCCCACGTGCAGTTGCGCCCCACGCTCTCGGTGGACGCGGGCGCCACGCAGACCGGTGTGCCCCAGGTCGGCTTCTCCCTCGATTTCCAGGTGGAGGGCGCTGGACCGGGCGCGCCTCGCACGGTGGACGCGGATGCGGTGATGCGCGCCTGGGAGGAAGGGCTGGGGCTGGTGCCGCTGGAAGGCGGTGGGTGGGCCCCGTTGCCCACCGCGTGGCTGAAGACGCATGGCCAGCGCGTGGCGGACCTGTTGGCCGCGCGCGGGAAGGATGGGCGGATCGCCAACCACGCCCTCCCGCAGCTCACCGGGCTGTGTGACGCGCTGGAGCACCCTCCCCCGCCCGGGCTCGAGCGGTTGGCGCCCCTGGTCCAGGGCTTCGAGAAGCTGCCAGACGTGCAGCTCCCGAAGGACCTCACCGCCTCGCTGCGCCCCTATCAGTTGCAGGGCGTCAGTTGGCTCACCTTCCTGCGGCAAGCGGGCCTTGGCGGCGTGCTCGCGGACGACATGGGGCTCGGCAAGACGCTCCAGACCCTCTGCACCCTGGGGCCCGGCACGCTGGTGGTGGCGCCCACGAGCGTGCTTCCTAACTGGGCGGCGGAGGTGAAGCGCTTCCGTCCTTCCCTGAAGGTCTCCGTCTACCACGGCCCTGGACGCTCTCTGGATGAGACGGCCGATGTGACGCTCACCACCTATGCACTGCTGCGCCTGGACGCCGAATTGCTCGGGGCCCAGGCGTGGGACACGGTGGTGCTGGACGAGGCCCAGGCCATCAAGAACCCGGACAGCCAGGTGGCTCGCGCGGCCTATGGGCTCCAGGCCGCCTTCCGGGTGGCCCTGAGCGGCACCCCCATCGAGAACCGGCTCGAGGAGCTCTGGAGCTTGATGCACTTCACCAACCAGGGGCTGCTCGGGGGGCGCAAGGAGTTCGACGAGCGGTGGGCACGGCCCGTGTCGGACAACCAGAAAGGCGCGGCCGAGCAGTTGCGCGCGCGCATCCGTCCCTTCGTGCTGCGCAGGCTCAAGCGGGACGTGGCCCCCGAGCTTCCTCCGCGCACCGAGTCCGTGCGGCACGTCACCCTCACCGAGCCTGAGCGGGCCCTCTACGACACGGTGTACGCCGCCACGCGCGAGGAGGTGGTGTCCCAGCTCGAAGAGGGTGGCAGCGTGCTGAAGGCGCTGGAAGCGCTGCTGCGGCTGCGCCAGGCGGCGTGCCATCCCGCGCTCGTGCCAGGACAGCAGGCGAAGACGTCCTCCAAGGTGCAGGCGTTGATCGAGGCGCTCGGCACCGCGGTGGAGGACGGGCACAAGGCGCTCGTCTTCTCGCAGTGGACGTCCCTGTTGGATCTCATCGAGCCGGCCCTGCGGGAAGTAGGCATCGGATTCACACGGCTGGATGGCAGCACCGCGGACCGCGGCGGCGTGGCCGCCTCGTTCCAAGCCCCCGAAGGCCCGCCGGTGATGCTCATCTCGCTCAAGGCGGGCGCCACGGGGCTCAACCTCACGGCGGCGGACCACGTCTTCCTGGTGGACCCGTGGTGGAACCCCTCCGTGGAGGCACAAGCGGCGGACCGCGCACACCGCATTGGCCAACAGCGGCCCGTCATGGTGTACCGGCTGGTGTCTCAGGGCACGGTGGAGGAGAAGATCCTCACCCTGCAGGAGAAGAAGCGGGCCCTCTTCGAGGCGGCGCTCGGCGGCGCCGCCGGGGCTACGGCCATCACCCGGGCGGACCTCCTGGAACTGCTGGACTGA